One Natranaerovirga hydrolytica genomic region harbors:
- a CDS encoding threonine/serine exporter family protein, whose protein sequence is MIIQIASAFFATLFFSVIFNIARHHLLYCGITGAIGWAFYLTSLSHTNSVVFSSFIGALAVTSVSQVLAKRKKTPVTVFLITGIIPLVPGAGMYQTVYHILIQDYGLASHYGIQTFQIAGVISIAIILLDTFNKLIYQKRQ, encoded by the coding sequence ATGATCATACAAATTGCTTCTGCTTTTTTTGCAACACTATTCTTCTCTGTCATTTTTAATATTGCTCGCCATCATTTATTGTATTGCGGCATTACAGGGGCTATTGGCTGGGCTTTTTATTTAACTTCTTTAAGCCATACAAATTCTGTGGTTTTTTCTAGCTTTATCGGTGCTTTGGCCGTTACAAGTGTATCTCAAGTCCTAGCCAAAAGAAAAAAGACTCCCGTTACGGTTTTTTTAATCACTGGAATTATTCCGTTAGTTCCCGGTGCTGGTATGTATCAAACCGTTTACCATATTTTAATACAAGATTATGGTTTAGCTAGCCATTATGGTATTCAAACCTTTCAAATTGCTGGCGTTATATCTATCGCTATTATTCTATTGGATACTTTTAATAAGTTAATTTATCAAAAAAGACAATAA